ATGTTTTGCAAGCTACTATATAAAATATTTTTTAAAAATCTGGTTTTTGGCTTACTAATTCAGGAACGATGCAAGTGCCAGGGGATAGGTCTTGTTTCTCTTTTGTAGTGCGGGCGTGTTGAAAGAGGAATTAACGTGGCTAGAAGCAGATTTGAGCTGGCAGGATGAACCTAAACGGTGGGCCAGATGCTGGTATTTACTAAGAATATCGGCCCAATTATTCTGGCCAAAGAAAAGAACCATTTACCCGGATGCTGTTGGCCGGCGAACCCTAGGGCAAACGGTTTAACTGGTGGAATTTTGTGTTGTAGAGGAAAGAGCGCCTTTAACAAGCCAAAGCCGGCTGGAAAGAAGGCCGCATATTGCTACCGCCTACCGATAACCTGGAATTTGTACTGCTCCCGGAAGATAAATCCCGTCCTGCTGGCAGTCCACCCCCGCAGGCGCTATCTTAATTTATTTTAATTTACTGTGGTGATGATTATTTCTCTAAAAGGAAGTACAGATAAAAACTTTGGTCTTGGTTGGGCTCCCCATGGGTAGCGTAATTACTGCTCTTGATTTGCCACCCCTTTTCTTGTTGCTCTTTTAATATTTTTAAAGCACCTGAATAATCATATACATTTTCTGCAGTTACTCGTTTTTGCCCAAAGCTGCGGCTGCTTCTGGAGTTGATATGTTTATAATCATATTTTTACGTTGACCAGAGACTATAAACGTCATGGTTTCTTTAGAAACAGCCTGCTCGTACTGGGTAAAGCTAAATAAGGCCTTTATGATTAAAGCCAAGACTAAGGTGATACTTTTGTTTTGTCCCATTAATGTATTTTTAAGAATTTTTAAATTCCATCCATGTTGCTCAAAGGTCTCGTGTTAGCGGTGGTTGAAGGCTGACGTTTACACAAGGTTTGCCATGGTCTTTTTTTATTTCAGGAATGTATCAAAATTATTTTTGGGTTGGTAATTCAAATCTCTTTTTGCCTTAGCTATTGAATAAACTCTGTCTATCTTTTCGGGATATTTCCAGTTATTTCGTCTGTAAAACTCTTCCGCTTCCGGATAGTATTTACAAATCACATCCTGAGGGTTACTATATATTTCTGACAAGTCGTCCTTTTTAAAGGGGCTCTCGTTTGATATATTGTAAATCTCAAATGAGCTGAATTTCTTTTCCAAAGCCAATTGATGCCCCTTTGCTCCGTCCTCTTCATCCAATCCCCTATATATTCGATGATTTGCTTTAGTGTTATCGTCTTCTGGCAAAAACCTGGACACTCTTAAGACTGTGGTTTCAATTCCTTCTTTCTCGAAATAGTCCTTGCAAAGCAACTCACATGTTAGTTTGGTGATATCGTAAATATCTCTTGGTTGAGGAATTAATTCTTCATCTACCCAAACAGCTTGCTTGTCACTTACCATTGCTGTACCATAAATGGAGGTTGTGCTTGTGTACAGAAACTTACGGACCCTATTTTCAACCGATGCTGACAGGAGATTATTGGTTCCATTAATATTTGTTTCAATGAATTTATCCCTGGAATAGTTTAGGTCTGTATGCTTTCCATGTAAAGCGGCTGTATGGATTATGGCATCAACTCCTTTTGTAACTTCTTTAATAATATTTCTATCCCGGATATCGATTATTTCATCTGTTGTATCGCTTTCTATAAGGTCAATTCCTAATATATTGTAATTATTCATTCTTAGGAGCCGAACAATTTCTTTCCCCAATTTTCCTGAAGAACCTGTAACTAATACCCTTTTCATTTTTTATTGATTGTGGCTAACGTCCCCGGCTTTGCGGCGGCCGGGAGATTTACTTGATGATCCTGCCACCCGAAAGAGCCAAGGTTGAAATGTAAAGGAAGGGAGGCAGAATATAACCCGGGTGCCGTAAAGGCTTTGTTGGTAGTCGTTTTTACTTTTTTTCTTTTTTATAAAGCTCCGAAAGCATTAGGGTTGGCTTTATCCAACTGTATTTCCTCCAGATTCTTTCCTCTTTTTGCTCCTTAAATAAGCGGACCTTAAATAATTCTTCATTCAGGAATAAAGAAAAGTCCTCAGCGTCATAGTGGACAGATATGGGTGGGTAGAACTTCTGATTTGGTAATGGTTGCCTGGTTGTGATCTGTATTCGGTTTGCAATAAAATATTCTAAGGCTTCTGAGTTCTTTTGTTCAACCTTGCTTTCCTTTTGGTCGCAAAATATTGTTTTGGTAAATGTTTTGCCATTTTTTCTCCAAATGATTCCTGCATCGATAAATCCTTCACAATCCAACTCTGCACCTAAAGTCTCACAACCATTACAATAATAATGGTATGTAAGAATTGTATCAACATTATCTTTTCTTAAATTCTCCAAAACTTTTCGCAAGGAAGGATGAAAAGAGTCCAGATTATCAACTTGCCCAAAACAGGTAGTTGCAAAGAAAAATAAGATTAAGGTTATGAGTATTTTCATAAATGACTACCAACTAGCAGATAAACGGAACTACTCCGCTTATCTGCATTATATGGAGTAAAGTAATTCCATATATCCGTCTATTTTGGCTGGATAAACGGAGTGTATAAAACCGCCTTATGGTGAATTTATTTTCCAACCCCCTACAACGACACGCCGCGCTTCCAGGGAATAAAATCATCCTGGCCGAGTTGTACGGCTTTGGGGGTAATCTCGCCGCTGGCTACTTTAATGCAGAATTCCAGGATTTCTTCGCCTTTGCTTTCGATGGTGGCCTCGCCCGTGATAATATCGCCGGTATCCAGGTCAATAATGTCGGCCATACGTTGGGCTAGTTTGGTGTTGGTGGATATTTTAACAACCGGGCAAACGGGATTGCCGGTGGGCGTGCCTAAACCAGTAGTAAACACAATGACGTTAGCGCCGGAACCTGCTTTACCCGTGGTAGCTTCTACGTCGTTGCCGGGAGTGCAAACTAAACTTAGGCCGGGTTTGCGCACGGGTTCGGTATAATCCAGTACGTCGGCTACGGGAGCAGTGCCGCCTTTTTTAGCTGCGCCGGCGCTTTTTATGGCGTCTGTGATTAAGCCATCTTTAATGTTGCCCGGCGAAGGATTCATATCGAAGCCAGAACCTACGGCTTGCGCCTGCGCCGAATAGCCTTTCATGAGCCGGATAAACTTGTTGGCGGTTTCATCATCAACGCTGCGGTCCACGAGCTCTTGTTCCACGCCGTTCAGTTCGGGAAACTCGGCCAGTAAAACCGAGCCACCCAAAGCCACTACTAAATCGGCAGCGTAGCCCAATGCCGGGTTCGCCGATATGCCGGAAAACCCATCGGAGCCGCCGCATTTTACGCCCAGTACCAGTTTGCTTAACGGAGCCGGTTGCCGGGTTTGTTTGTTGGCTTCAATTAAGCCCAGGAAAGTTTGTTTAATGGCTTCGCTGAGTAATTGTTCTTCGCTTTGGCTGCTTTGTTGCTCAAAAAAGTAAACCGGCTTGTCAAAATTCGGATTACGTTCCCGGATGTGTTGTTGCATTTGGTCGTACTGCAAATGCTGACAGCCTAAGCTGAGAATGGTAACGCCGGTCACATTGGGGTGATCCATGTAGCCCACGAGCAATTTGCTGAGGATTTCGGAATCTTGCCGGGTGCCGCCACAACCGCCCTGGTGCG
The sequence above is a segment of the Adhaeribacter swui genome. Coding sequences within it:
- a CDS encoding UxaA family hydrolase, which gives rise to MQAKVLKVHPQDDVIVALTDLKKGEAIVFENETYLLQDDVAAKHKFAAKDFAIGDPVTMYGVLVGKTMLPIARGGLISTANLKHAASDYSGRTKQYSWTPPDVSKWQNRTFNGYLRSDGKVGTANYWLFVPTVFCENRNLEVIKDALTRELGYAKSFKYQNQARQLVDLYKQSQSAEAVANTDFKLFTEELQTKRVFENIDGIKFLTHQGGCGGTRQDSEILSKLLVGYMDHPNVTGVTILSLGCQHLQYDQMQQHIRERNPNFDKPVYFFEQQSSQSEEQLLSEAIKQTFLGLIEANKQTRQPAPLSKLVLGVKCGGSDGFSGISANPALGYAADLVVALGGSVLLAEFPELNGVEQELVDRSVDDETANKFIRLMKGYSAQAQAVGSGFDMNPSPGNIKDGLITDAIKSAGAAKKGGTAPVADVLDYTEPVRKPGLSLVCTPGNDVEATTGKAGSGANVIVFTTGLGTPTGNPVCPVVKISTNTKLAQRMADIIDLDTGDIITGEATIESKGEEILEFCIKVASGEITPKAVQLGQDDFIPWKRGVSL
- a CDS encoding NAD-dependent epimerase/dehydratase family protein, translating into MKRVLVTGSSGKLGKEIVRLLRMNNYNILGIDLIESDTTDEIIDIRDRNIIKEVTKGVDAIIHTAALHGKHTDLNYSRDKFIETNINGTNNLLSASVENRVRKFLYTSTTSIYGTAMVSDKQAVWVDEELIPQPRDIYDITKLTCELLCKDYFEKEGIETTVLRVSRFLPEDDNTKANHRIYRGLDEEDGAKGHQLALEKKFSSFEIYNISNESPFKKDDLSEIYSNPQDVICKYYPEAEEFYRRNNWKYPEKIDRVYSIAKAKRDLNYQPKNNFDTFLK